The following are from one region of the Jeongeupia sp. USM3 genome:
- a CDS encoding cytochrome oxidase small assembly protein — protein sequence MNRNTRTALLLALIALGFFLAVIARQFLHGVAG from the coding sequence ATGAATAGGAACACCCGCACCGCACTGCTGCTCGCGCTGATCGCACTCGGCTTCTTTCTCGCCGTCATCGCCCGGCAATTCCTGCACGGGGTAGCGGGATGA
- a CDS encoding cytochrome c oxidase assembly protein: MTTAAQGNRRIAIRLGLAAAAMFGFGYAMVPFYDTLCRALGLDRARPEFATATATALRLEFDTNVAAGLPVEIEAIDRVVAAKPGGLIKARFRISNTGDAPLTIRAIPSFAPVRAAGLLQKLECFCFDALKLAARETRDVTVVLLVAKELPDELGAATLSYTLQPT; encoded by the coding sequence ATGACAACCGCCGCGCAGGGCAACCGTCGCATCGCCATCCGGCTCGGCCTGGCCGCCGCGGCAATGTTCGGCTTCGGCTACGCCATGGTCCCGTTCTACGACACGCTGTGCCGTGCGCTCGGGCTCGACCGCGCCCGCCCGGAATTCGCAACTGCGACGGCCACCGCGCTCAGGCTGGAGTTCGACACCAACGTCGCCGCCGGCCTGCCGGTCGAAATCGAAGCGATCGACCGCGTCGTCGCGGCCAAGCCCGGCGGCCTCATCAAGGCGCGCTTCCGCATTTCCAACACCGGTGACGCGCCGCTGACGATACGCGCGATTCCGAGCTTTGCGCCTGTGCGCGCAGCCGGGCTGCTGCAGAAGCTCGAATGCTTCTGTTTCGATGCGCTCAAGCTCGCCGCACGCGAAACCCGTGACGTCACCGTTGTGCTGCTGGTCGCGAAGGAACTGCCCGACGAGCTCGGTGCCGCCACGCTGTCCTACACCCTGCAGCCGACATGA
- a CDS encoding DUF2970 domain-containing protein: protein MKAAIKAVLAGFFGVRGRKGAESARLKPGTVIAAALIVALVLILMILLLVRVLVAAQGGGE, encoded by the coding sequence ATGAAGGCGGCGATCAAGGCGGTGCTGGCCGGCTTCTTCGGTGTCCGCGGACGCAAGGGCGCCGAATCGGCCAGGCTCAAGCCGGGTACGGTCATTGCCGCCGCACTGATCGTCGCGCTGGTGCTGATCCTGATGATCCTGCTACTGGTCCGCGTGCTGGTGGCAGCCCAAGGAGGTGGAGAATGA
- a CDS encoding cytochrome c oxidase subunit 3: MNVENGVHDAHYFVPAPSRWPIVGSLALFLMALGAAFWINRVPGGNWALLAGTLVLVWMLFGWFGDVIRESQAHVYGMQVDHSFRWGMSWFIFSEVMFFAVFFGALFYARVISVPELGHFSSTHELLWPGFAADWPAATAPKLAAPYQPMAAVGIPALNTAILLTSGVTLTWAHWGMVEGQRGHLKIGLGITVLLGVIFLGFQAYEYHHAWEDMGLTLASGAYGATFYMLTGFHGMHVLVGTIMLAAMLVRVLRGHFSVRHHFGFEAAAWYWHFVDVVWLLLFVFVYWL; this comes from the coding sequence ATGAATGTCGAAAACGGCGTGCACGACGCACACTATTTCGTACCGGCACCGTCCCGCTGGCCCATCGTCGGCTCGCTGGCGCTGTTCCTGATGGCACTCGGCGCCGCGTTCTGGATCAACAGGGTGCCCGGCGGCAACTGGGCGCTGCTCGCCGGCACGCTGGTACTCGTCTGGATGCTGTTCGGCTGGTTCGGCGACGTGATCCGCGAATCGCAGGCCCACGTCTACGGCATGCAGGTCGACCATTCGTTCCGCTGGGGAATGAGCTGGTTCATCTTTTCCGAAGTGATGTTCTTCGCCGTGTTCTTCGGTGCGCTGTTCTATGCCCGGGTGATCTCGGTTCCCGAGCTCGGTCATTTTTCCAGCACGCACGAGCTGCTGTGGCCGGGCTTTGCCGCCGACTGGCCTGCGGCGACCGCGCCGAAACTCGCGGCGCCCTATCAGCCGATGGCCGCGGTCGGCATTCCGGCACTGAACACCGCCATCCTGCTGACTTCGGGTGTCACCCTGACCTGGGCGCACTGGGGCATGGTCGAAGGACAGCGCGGCCACCTCAAGATCGGCCTGGGCATCACCGTGCTGCTCGGCGTGATCTTTCTCGGCTTCCAGGCTTACGAGTATCACCACGCGTGGGAAGACATGGGGCTGACGCTCGCATCGGGCGCGTACGGTGCAACCTTCTACATGCTGACCGGCTTCCACGGCATGCACGTGCTCGTCGGCACGATCATGCTGGCAGCGATGCTGGTCCGCGTACTGCGCGGCCACTTCAGCGTCCGCCACCATTTCGGTTTCGAAGCCGCCGCGTGGTACTGGCACTTCGTCGACGTGGTCTGGCTGCTGCTGTTCGTCTTCGTCTACTGGCTCTAG
- a CDS encoding DUF2909 domain-containing protein: MKLVAIVLLLVILLVLGRAMLQLVRGPAGSPKLVRSLTWRVALSVGLFVLLLIGYYLGWWRPNGG, translated from the coding sequence ATGAAACTCGTTGCCATCGTGTTGTTGCTCGTCATCCTGCTGGTGCTCGGGCGGGCCATGCTCCAGCTCGTTCGCGGCCCGGCCGGTTCGCCGAAACTGGTGCGCTCGCTGACGTGGCGGGTGGCGCTGTCGGTCGGGCTGTTCGTGCTGCTGCTGATCGGCTACTACCTTGGCTGGTGGCGGCCGAACGGGGGCTAG
- a CDS encoding SURF1 family cytochrome oxidase biogenesis protein, translated as MNAPAPVTLQPDVSTRRPALAGLAALVLLTLVLGAWQCRRGLDKLDRAEAAERAQAVKIWRGGSLPVEGARFRPDGQWLPSLGFSVAPRPRQGRPGAEIVTPFRLRDGRLLLVNRGWLADGHPPAAVPTAAPMVEMAAWPRFITLGPTPPEGSRFQHVDAGAFASWAHTPKPAGYAYALESALAIDIPRPFLNAERHFAYMASWWGMTLAGAILWWRFRKGAR; from the coding sequence ATGAACGCCCCTGCACCTGTCACGTTACAGCCTGACGTTAGCACACGGCGGCCGGCGCTGGCCGGCCTTGCCGCACTGGTGTTGCTGACGCTGGTACTCGGCGCCTGGCAGTGCCGGCGCGGGCTGGACAAGCTGGATCGGGCCGAAGCGGCCGAACGGGCGCAGGCGGTCAAGATCTGGCGAGGCGGCTCACTGCCGGTCGAGGGCGCACGGTTTCGGCCCGACGGACAGTGGCTGCCGAGCCTGGGCTTCAGCGTCGCACCGCGGCCACGGCAGGGCCGGCCCGGCGCCGAGATCGTCACCCCGTTCCGGCTGCGCGACGGCCGCCTGCTGCTGGTCAACCGCGGCTGGCTCGCCGACGGCCACCCGCCTGCCGCCGTGCCGACGGCGGCACCCATGGTCGAAATGGCGGCGTGGCCGCGCTTCATCACGCTCGGGCCGACGCCGCCGGAAGGCAGCCGGTTCCAGCACGTCGATGCCGGCGCGTTCGCCAGCTGGGCACATACGCCGAAGCCGGCCGGCTATGCCTATGCACTCGAATCTGCGCTGGCTATCGACATCCCGCGCCCCTTCCTCAATGCCGAGCGTCATTTCGCCTATATGGCGAGCTGGTGGGGCATGACGCTGGCCGGTGCAATCCTGTGGTGGCGCTTTCGCAAGGGGGCACGATGA
- a CDS encoding heme A synthase: MARLNTARWLLLLTLAWTLVLVMLGAWVRLHDAGLGCPDWPGCYGRITPPEAAHEIAHAESRFGGDVDPGKGWKEMIHRYAVGGYGLLMLATCAVLWRQRARHALPAALIIAPLAVLVFQALLGMWTVTLKLMPAVVTAHLLGGMALIALLTALAARGMPALTPTDGLRRLAMLALVLCVVQIALGGWVSTNYAGLACNGFPACQGSLAPPSGLAEALRPDRALGLSADGTPLTLSHLAAIHWLHRLGALLLTVAVTWTAWQSWRVSRMHAALLLLVLLGQLALGVANVVLALPLPLAVAHNGGAALLLIALTTLVVRCRQEARHAEPLAHLSIVR; this comes from the coding sequence ATGGCAAGGCTGAACACCGCCCGCTGGCTGTTGCTGCTCACCCTGGCATGGACACTGGTGCTGGTAATGCTCGGCGCCTGGGTCAGGCTGCACGACGCCGGCCTCGGCTGCCCGGACTGGCCCGGTTGCTACGGCCGGATCACGCCGCCCGAAGCGGCGCACGAGATCGCCCATGCCGAAAGCCGTTTCGGCGGCGACGTCGACCCCGGCAAGGGCTGGAAGGAAATGATCCACCGCTACGCCGTCGGCGGCTACGGCCTGCTGATGCTGGCGACCTGTGCCGTGCTGTGGCGCCAGCGCGCGCGCCATGCCTTGCCGGCGGCCCTGATCATCGCCCCGCTGGCCGTGCTGGTCTTCCAGGCGCTGCTCGGCATGTGGACGGTGACGCTGAAGCTGATGCCCGCCGTCGTCACCGCCCACCTGCTCGGCGGCATGGCCCTGATCGCGCTGCTGACCGCGCTGGCCGCACGCGGCATGCCTGCGCTCACGCCCACGGACGGCCTGCGCCGGCTGGCCATGCTGGCGCTGGTGCTTTGCGTCGTCCAGATCGCGCTCGGCGGCTGGGTATCGACCAACTACGCCGGGCTCGCCTGCAACGGCTTCCCCGCGTGCCAGGGCAGCCTTGCACCGCCTTCCGGCCTTGCCGAGGCACTGCGGCCGGACCGCGCGCTCGGGCTGAGCGCCGACGGCACACCGCTGACGCTGTCCCATCTCGCCGCGATCCACTGGCTGCACCGGCTCGGCGCGCTGCTGCTGACCGTCGCCGTCACCTGGACGGCGTGGCAAAGCTGGCGGGTCAGCCGGATGCACGCCGCCTTGCTGCTGCTGGTATTGCTTGGCCAGCTCGCACTCGGCGTCGCCAACGTCGTGCTGGCCCTGCCGCTGCCGCTGGCCGTCGCCCACAACGGCGGTGCCGCACTGCTGCTGATCGCCCTCACCACCCTCGTCGTCCGCTGCCGTCAGGAGGCCCGTCATGCTGAGCCGCTCGCTCATCTTTCCATCGTTCGCTGA
- the cyoE gene encoding heme o synthase: MLSRSLIFPSFADFWQLGKPRVVALIVFCAAVGCLLAAPAAADWPRLLLALSGIGFVAMGAAAANCLFERDRDAVMRRTAARPLVRGRIGHVEAAGYAVALTVAGLWLLLLFANALTTALTLATFFGYAVVYTRWLKPATPQNIVIGGAAGAMPPVLGWAAVSGTIPAEAAVLFLIIYTWTPPHFWALALYRRDDYARAGLPMLPVTHGPAFTRLAILLYALMLAAVALLPFAIRLSGWFYLAAALWLNASFIRRTWRLYRSDEAESDAQARGLFRFSIAYLSWLFGALLADRLLQWLTA; the protein is encoded by the coding sequence ATGCTGAGCCGCTCGCTCATCTTTCCATCGTTCGCTGATTTCTGGCAGCTCGGCAAACCGCGCGTCGTCGCACTGATCGTCTTCTGCGCGGCGGTCGGCTGCCTGCTCGCCGCCCCGGCTGCGGCCGACTGGCCCCGGCTGCTGCTGGCACTGTCCGGGATCGGCTTCGTCGCGATGGGCGCCGCCGCCGCCAACTGCCTGTTCGAACGCGATCGCGACGCGGTCATGCGTCGCACCGCGGCCAGGCCGCTGGTGCGCGGCCGTATCGGCCACGTCGAAGCGGCCGGCTATGCGGTCGCACTGACCGTCGCCGGGCTCTGGCTGCTGCTGCTGTTCGCCAACGCCCTGACCACCGCGCTGACGCTGGCGACGTTCTTCGGCTACGCCGTCGTCTATACCCGCTGGCTCAAGCCGGCAACGCCGCAGAACATCGTCATCGGCGGCGCCGCAGGCGCCATGCCACCGGTACTGGGCTGGGCCGCGGTCAGCGGCACGATTCCGGCCGAGGCCGCCGTGCTGTTCCTGATCATCTACACCTGGACGCCACCGCACTTCTGGGCGCTGGCGCTGTACCGGCGCGACGACTATGCACGCGCCGGCCTGCCGATGCTGCCGGTCACCCACGGTCCGGCGTTCACCCGGCTGGCGATCCTGCTGTATGCGCTGATGCTCGCCGCGGTCGCGCTGCTGCCGTTCGCGATCCGGCTCTCCGGCTGGTTCTACCTCGCCGCCGCGCTCTGGCTCAATGCCAGCTTCATTCGTCGCACCTGGCGGCTTTACCGCAGCGACGAGGCGGAAAGCGACGCGCAGGCGCGCGGCCTGTTCCGCTTCTCGATCGCCTACCTGAGCTGGCTGTTCGGTGCGCTGCTCGCCGACCGTTTGCTGCAGTGGCTGACGGCATGA
- a CDS encoding undecaprenyl-diphosphate phosphatase, producing MDIVLLLKSLIMGAVEGITEFLPISSTGHLILTGDLLNFLPKAKSDVYDIFIQLGAMLAVVWEYRAKIGETLTGAVRPGSARNLLLAVVIGFIPAAIIGLLLNSKIKDYLFAPIPVATAFIVGGLIILWAEKRQHTVRVQTVDDLSLKDALMVGLAQCFALIPGTSRSGATIIGGLFLGLSRKAATEFSFFLGIPTLGAASIYSLLKFRHALDTADFGVFAVGFAASFVFAFIAVRALLRFISSHTFIPFAWYRIAFGLLVLLTWYTGVVDWSI from the coding sequence ATGGATATCGTTCTGCTGCTCAAATCGCTGATCATGGGCGCCGTCGAAGGGATCACCGAGTTCCTGCCGATCTCGAGTACCGGCCACCTGATCCTGACCGGCGACCTGCTGAACTTTCTGCCCAAGGCCAAGAGCGATGTCTACGACATCTTCATCCAGCTGGGTGCGATGCTGGCCGTGGTGTGGGAATACCGGGCCAAGATCGGCGAGACGCTCACCGGGGCGGTGCGCCCCGGCTCGGCGCGCAACCTGCTGCTCGCGGTGGTGATCGGTTTCATTCCGGCCGCGATCATCGGGCTGCTGCTCAACAGCAAGATCAAGGATTACCTGTTCGCGCCGATCCCGGTCGCGACGGCCTTCATCGTCGGCGGGCTGATCATCCTGTGGGCCGAAAAACGCCAGCACACGGTGCGGGTGCAGACGGTGGACGACCTCAGCCTGAAAGACGCGCTGATGGTCGGGCTGGCGCAGTGTTTTGCGCTGATTCCGGGAACCAGCCGGTCGGGCGCGACGATCATCGGCGGGCTGTTTCTCGGCCTGTCGCGCAAGGCGGCGACCGAGTTCTCGTTCTTCCTCGGCATTCCGACGCTCGGTGCGGCGTCGATCTACAGCCTGCTCAAGTTCCGCCATGCGCTGGATACGGCCGACTTCGGCGTGTTTGCCGTCGGCTTCGCTGCGTCGTTCGTGTTTGCGTTCATCGCGGTGCGGGCGCTGCTGCGCTTCATCTCGTCGCACACCTTCATTCCGTTCGCGTGGTACCGGATCGCCTTCGGCCTGCTGGTGCTGCTGACGTGGTATACCGGCGTCGTCGACTGGTCGATCTGA